The sequence GCGACCGAACCGTCCGGGAGCAGCGCCGGCGTCGCCACCGAGTTGGCGGTGGCGAAGACACCCGGGCCGGGCAGCGGCGAGGGCCGGTCGTGCTCGCCGCGGAAGCGGGCAACGACCAGTTCCTTCTGGGTGCGCTTCCCGCCCTTGGCGTGCCGGTCGGTGAAGGCCAGCACCATCGCGCCGATCGCGGCGGTGATGAGCAGCGCCGACGTCAGCTCGAACGGGAACAGGTAGTCGGTGAAGATCAGCCGGCCCAGGCCCTTGGGACCGCCGCCGGCCGGCGTCGCCGAGTCGAGCGGCGTCGCCGGGGTGACGTTCTCCATCGCCCGGTAGATCCCGGTGGCCAGCAGCGCGGCCATCCCGATGCCGAGCACCGTCGCGGCCAGCCGCTGTCCACGGAGGACTTCGACGACCGAGTCGGAGCTCTCACGGCCGACCAGCATCAGCACGAACAGGAACAGCATCATGATCGCGCCGGTGTAGAC is a genomic window of Amycolatopsis lexingtonensis containing:
- a CDS encoding NADH-quinone oxidoreductase subunit J, with translation MIAALLTQAPTGAAAGVSVGEAIAFWILGPLCLLGALGMIFSRNAVHSALWLVLTMLSLGALYMIQSAPFLGFTQIIVYTGAIMMLFLFVLMLVGRESSDSVVEVLRGQRLAATVLGIGMAALLATGIYRAMENVTPATPLDSATPAGGGPKGLGRLIFTDYLFPFELTSALLITAAIGAMVLAFTDRHAKGGKRTQKELVVARFRGEHDRPSPLPGPGVFATANSVATPALLPDGSVAPESLSAIIESTSAIELAKERKLVADDVEHPDAHALVGSESSDSEGEKA